In Paraburkholderia bryophila, a single genomic region encodes these proteins:
- a CDS encoding arsenate reductase (azurin) small subunit, which yields MSELKVGRRTFLKLSGGSIAATAASALAPNVASAANPVDTSKTNLPYPRKPVAHAGSMALNAPVSFTYPDAASPCVAIKMGGRVPGGVGPDGDIVAYSAMCTHMGCPVMYEPATKVFKCPCHFSMFDAEKAGQMIIGQATENLPRVRLQYDEKTGGVTAIGVDGLIYGRQANVL from the coding sequence ATGTCCGAACTCAAAGTCGGCCGCCGTACATTTCTGAAACTCAGCGGTGGTTCGATTGCGGCGACTGCTGCGTCCGCGCTTGCGCCTAACGTGGCTTCTGCCGCGAACCCCGTGGATACCAGCAAGACGAATCTCCCGTATCCGAGAAAACCCGTAGCCCACGCTGGAAGCATGGCGCTCAATGCGCCGGTCTCATTCACGTACCCGGACGCCGCATCGCCTTGCGTCGCAATCAAGATGGGGGGGCGTGTGCCAGGCGGCGTTGGCCCCGATGGCGATATCGTGGCCTACAGCGCCATGTGTACCCACATGGGCTGTCCCGTCATGTACGAGCCGGCGACAAAGGTTTTCAAGTGTCCTTGCCATTTCAGCATGTTCGACGCCGAGAAGGCCGGACAGATGATTATCGGGCAAGCCACTGAAAATCTTCCACGCGTGCGCCTTCAGTATGACGAGAAGACAGGCGGCGTAACCGCAATCGGCGTGGACGGTCTCATCTACGGCCGTCAGGCCAACGTTCTTTGA
- a CDS encoding substrate-binding domain-containing protein: MQPKVRWTLARGRFSSSRRDEPYYRPVTVHIEEAAVMSPLRNVRRRQVLRFALSIPLLSSLKIASANDAASVAFGTTAVFLDDEINLLDRWSSELGNVCGADVRFVQRNSYREIDDLLAAGRLDVAWVCGFPYVTHPHTMRLMAIPDYGGQPLYRSYLIVPRSDTQTTHITQLRNRVFAFSDPESNSGFLVPTTELIRAGIQPSRFFKKSFFTYAHRKVVDAVTSGLADAGEIDGYVYDTIEKQYPERTRNVRVAWRSPQYGFPPIVGRHTLDDESFVRIQRALVGMKDHPAGQDVLQRLNLDGFVPDNDKVFDGIRRLVAILNSGPV, encoded by the coding sequence ATGCAGCCCAAAGTCCGCTGGACGCTTGCTCGCGGCAGGTTTTCAAGCAGTAGACGTGATGAACCCTATTACCGTCCGGTAACGGTTCATATTGAGGAGGCAGCCGTTATGTCACCACTTCGTAACGTTCGACGGCGGCAGGTTCTCCGCTTTGCACTGAGCATTCCTCTTCTTTCGTCCCTCAAGATTGCGTCCGCCAATGACGCGGCTTCAGTTGCGTTTGGGACAACGGCGGTCTTCCTGGACGATGAAATCAACCTGCTCGACCGATGGAGTAGCGAACTCGGGAATGTATGTGGCGCGGATGTGAGGTTTGTGCAGCGCAATAGCTATCGCGAAATTGATGACCTGCTTGCTGCCGGCCGACTGGACGTTGCGTGGGTTTGCGGATTCCCTTATGTCACGCATCCTCATACGATGCGCTTGATGGCGATACCGGACTATGGTGGCCAGCCTCTGTATCGTTCGTATCTGATTGTTCCGAGAAGCGATACGCAGACGACGCACATCACTCAACTCAGGAATCGGGTGTTCGCGTTCAGCGACCCGGAGTCGAACTCTGGCTTCCTCGTTCCGACCACTGAGCTGATACGCGCGGGTATCCAGCCGAGCCGCTTTTTCAAGAAGTCCTTCTTCACCTATGCGCACAGGAAGGTCGTTGATGCGGTGACATCCGGGCTTGCAGATGCCGGCGAGATTGACGGATACGTCTACGACACCATCGAGAAACAGTACCCCGAGCGCACTCGCAACGTACGGGTCGCATGGCGTTCCCCTCAATATGGTTTTCCTCCGATTGTCGGCCGCCATACGCTCGACGATGAATCATTTGTTCGCATTCAGCGCGCGCTGGTCGGCATGAAGGACCATCCCGCTGGCCAGGATGTACTGCAGCGATTGAATCTCGATGGCTTCGTGCCCGACAACGACAAGGTGTTTGACGGCATCCGCCGGCTCGTGGCCATCCTGAACTCCGGACCCGTTTAG